The proteins below come from a single Deltaproteobacteria bacterium genomic window:
- the sppA gene encoding signal peptide peptidase SppA: protein MKRIIVRLLAAIGAATVVFMLLGILSMSLLLRRLTGDGIPAKTVLELNLEHGLIEYVPEDRMVGIFSRRAPTLRDVTDALEEAARDKRVVAVLARVGSHGLGLAQIQEVRGAVAAFRESGKPTIAYAETFGEAGPGTGAYYLATAFEHVYLQPSGDVGLSGLIVESPFIRGTLDKIGLEPRFAQRREYKNAMNVFTERKFTPPHREATQKVIDSQFGQIVRGIAEARSLSDETVRALVSKGPLTGQLALDNKLIDGLAYRDEVVATLKEKFGKDIKPLSFTKYVARTERPHEQGDTIALIYGVGAVQRGKGGYDPMSGSVSMGADSVTAAFRAAVEGKDVKAILFRIDSPGGSYVASDTIWRETLRAKEAGKPVIASMGNVAGSGGYFVAMAADKIVAQPGTITGSIGVLSGKMLTNKFWDKVGVSWDEVHTTENALLWTSRHDYSPAQWTQFEASLDRIYDDFTSKAAQGRNLPKEKILAAAKGRIWTGEDAKTLGLVDELGGLSLALHLAKEAAGITADTDVQLEVFPREKPSLRQVLMERLFEDETEEEEDMAMPTDAFVQSMQKLQPLLRLVHQLGLTATPGVLSMPEVEPVQ from the coding sequence ATGAAAAGAATCATCGTTCGCCTGCTAGCAGCGATTGGTGCTGCTACTGTCGTCTTTATGCTGTTGGGCATCCTCAGCATGAGCTTGTTACTGCGGCGCCTTACCGGAGATGGCATTCCGGCGAAAACCGTGCTGGAACTTAACTTGGAGCACGGACTGATCGAATACGTGCCCGAGGATCGGATGGTGGGGATTTTTTCACGGAGAGCTCCCACCCTTCGTGACGTTACTGATGCGCTCGAAGAAGCCGCGCGCGATAAACGTGTCGTAGCGGTGTTGGCTCGGGTGGGGAGTCATGGCCTTGGGTTAGCGCAGATTCAAGAAGTGCGTGGTGCTGTAGCTGCCTTTCGAGAATCCGGGAAACCGACGATTGCATATGCTGAGACCTTTGGCGAAGCAGGGCCGGGAACCGGGGCGTATTATCTGGCGACTGCTTTCGAGCACGTCTATCTACAACCGTCTGGTGATGTTGGTCTCTCAGGGTTGATCGTTGAGTCCCCATTTATTCGTGGCACTCTCGATAAAATCGGCTTAGAGCCGCGCTTTGCCCAACGACGTGAGTATAAGAATGCCATGAATGTCTTCACCGAACGAAAATTCACTCCACCTCATCGCGAGGCGACACAGAAAGTAATCGATTCCCAATTTGGACAGATCGTCAGAGGGATTGCTGAGGCTCGCTCACTCAGTGATGAAACTGTCCGTGCACTCGTCAGCAAAGGCCCACTGACAGGTCAACTCGCGCTCGACAATAAACTCATCGATGGCCTTGCGTACCGCGATGAAGTCGTTGCGACCCTCAAGGAAAAATTCGGTAAGGACATCAAACCTCTTTCATTCACCAAATATGTTGCTCGGACAGAGCGGCCACACGAACAAGGGGACACTATTGCGCTGATCTATGGCGTTGGCGCTGTACAACGCGGCAAAGGTGGGTACGATCCAATGTCCGGCAGTGTGAGTATGGGGGCTGATTCGGTGACTGCGGCTTTTCGGGCGGCGGTAGAAGGTAAGGATGTCAAAGCTATTCTGTTCCGCATCGATAGCCCAGGGGGATCGTATGTCGCTTCGGATACGATCTGGCGCGAGACACTGCGAGCAAAAGAAGCTGGCAAACCAGTGATTGCCTCGATGGGGAATGTTGCTGGTTCGGGTGGGTATTTTGTTGCTATGGCAGCGGACAAAATCGTTGCCCAGCCAGGAACGATTACTGGGTCCATCGGCGTCCTATCGGGAAAAATGCTCACCAATAAGTTCTGGGACAAAGTCGGTGTGTCGTGGGACGAGGTCCACACGACTGAAAACGCGTTACTCTGGACGAGTCGGCATGATTACTCTCCCGCTCAGTGGACACAATTTGAAGCGTCGCTTGATCGCATTTACGATGACTTTACCAGCAAAGCTGCGCAGGGCAGGAATCTTCCCAAAGAGAAGATCCTGGCTGCGGCAAAAGGGCGCATCTGGACTGGAGAAGACGCGAAGACGCTTGGGCTTGTTGATGAACTTGGTGGATTGTCGTTGGCGTTGCATCTGGCAAAAGAAGCGGCTGGGATCACTGCGGATACCGATGTTCAACTCGAAGTGTTTCCACGCGAGAAGCCGAGTTTGCGCCAGGTGTTGATGGAGCGTCTCTTTGAAGATGAAACTGAGGAAGAAGAGGATATGGCCATGCCAACGGACGCGTTCGTCCAAAGTATGCAGAAGCTGCAGCCATTGCTGCGGCTCGTCCACCAACTTGGGTTAACTGCTACACCTGGAGTGTTGAGCATGCCGGAAGTCGAACCCGTGCAATAA
- a CDS encoding LLM class flavin-dependent oxidoreductase — protein sequence MKFGIFYELSVPRPWDQEAERKVYMNALEQVRLADELGFDQVWAVEHHFLEEYSHCSAPELFLTACAMQTKDIHVGHGIVICVPEFNHPIRIAERAAVLDILSGGRLEFGTGRSATWTELGGFRANLDETKKSWDEFVHCIPKMWMQERFSYEGRYFSMPSRAVLPKPYQKPHPPMWVAVTSPGTELDAADRGIGSLGVTFTSFAEQEAKVKEYRRRIQNCNPVGGFVNNQMNTVNFLYCHEDNETGTKTGMRMIQHFNYLAAQLDMAKEAFPTKSYPSAGLLPSLRRQASAPGEAAKAPEGIAVGNPAHLIGELRKWEACGVDRVNFLLNAAEIIPQEQVLNSLRLFAKEVMPAFAGSQARAAAGGSR from the coding sequence ATGAAATTCGGCATTTTTTACGAACTGTCAGTTCCGCGTCCGTGGGACCAAGAAGCTGAACGTAAGGTGTACATGAACGCCCTTGAGCAGGTGCGTCTTGCCGATGAACTTGGTTTTGACCAGGTGTGGGCAGTGGAGCATCACTTCCTTGAAGAATACTCACACTGCTCTGCACCGGAATTATTTCTCACTGCTTGTGCGATGCAGACGAAAGATATCCATGTGGGGCATGGCATCGTGATTTGTGTCCCAGAATTTAACCATCCGATTCGTATCGCTGAACGTGCTGCTGTCCTCGATATTCTCTCTGGTGGCCGTCTAGAGTTCGGGACTGGTCGTTCAGCGACATGGACGGAACTTGGTGGTTTTCGCGCCAATCTCGATGAAACCAAGAAAAGCTGGGACGAATTCGTCCACTGTATTCCCAAAATGTGGATGCAAGAGCGCTTCAGCTATGAAGGTCGCTATTTCTCCATGCCATCACGGGCCGTGTTACCAAAGCCGTACCAGAAACCGCATCCGCCGATGTGGGTGGCTGTCACCAGCCCTGGCACTGAACTCGATGCCGCAGATCGTGGCATTGGCAGCTTAGGCGTGACCTTTACGTCATTTGCTGAGCAAGAAGCGAAGGTAAAGGAGTATCGCCGGCGTATTCAGAATTGCAATCCGGTTGGTGGTTTCGTCAACAACCAAATGAACACGGTCAATTTCCTCTATTGTCATGAGGACAACGAAACCGGCACCAAAACCGGCATGCGTATGATTCAACACTTTAACTACCTGGCTGCGCAACTCGATATGGCCAAGGAAGCGTTCCCGACCAAGTCGTATCCATCGGCTGGTTTGTTGCCTTCACTGCGGCGCCAAGCCTCAGCCCCTGGAGAAGCAGCAAAAGCACCCGAAGGGATCGCGGTCGGCAATCCCGCGCACTTGATCGGTGAATTACGCAAGTGGGAAGCGTGTGGGGTTGATCGCGTGAATTTCCTGCTCAACGCCGCGGAAATTATCCCTCAAGAACAGGTGCTCAACAGCTTGCGGCTGTTTGCCAAGGAAGTCATGCCCGCATTTGCTGGCTCTCAGGCACGTGCCGCAGCAGGAGGAAGCCGCTAA
- a CDS encoding class I SAM-dependent methyltransferase: MTVATEYGYPEREEVLFMNEYGRVGASFYDFHSLGVEGDVQFYLEEARKAHAPVLEIGCGTGRILLPIAQAGAPVVGLDRSADMLAVLRQKLARLGPDVQARVELFEGDMRDFSLDRQFKLITIPYRAFLHLLTPKAQRQALECIREHLADDGHLILNIFDPSLEMITSSLGLAGVTLKRDTEFIHPETGNQVIVWYTGQYDPEVQLLTAYFIFEEIDKDGKVIQKTYNPLSLRYVYRYEMRYLLELSGYKVESLYGDFQRGPFRYGGERIWVVRKA; this comes from the coding sequence ATGACAGTGGCGACGGAATATGGTTATCCGGAAAGGGAGGAAGTTCTGTTCATGAATGAGTACGGACGGGTTGGTGCATCCTTCTACGACTTCCATTCGCTCGGCGTAGAAGGTGATGTGCAGTTCTACCTCGAGGAAGCACGCAAGGCTCACGCACCCGTGTTAGAAATAGGCTGCGGCACTGGACGGATTCTCTTACCGATAGCACAGGCGGGTGCTCCGGTCGTTGGCCTCGATCGTTCTGCAGATATGCTCGCCGTCTTGCGGCAGAAACTCGCGAGATTAGGTCCGGATGTGCAGGCGCGGGTTGAACTCTTCGAAGGCGACATGCGCGATTTCTCGCTGGATCGACAATTCAAGCTCATCACCATTCCCTATCGCGCTTTCTTGCACTTGCTGACACCAAAGGCGCAACGACAGGCGTTAGAATGCATCCGTGAGCATTTGGCGGATGATGGACATTTGATTCTCAACATTTTTGACCCGAGCCTCGAAATGATTACCTCCTCTCTCGGCTTGGCTGGGGTGACGTTGAAGCGAGATACCGAGTTTATTCACCCGGAAACCGGTAATCAGGTGATTGTCTGGTATACTGGCCAATATGACCCTGAGGTTCAGCTCTTGACCGCATATTTCATCTTTGAAGAGATCGATAAAGACGGAAAAGTCATTCAAAAGACATACAACCCGCTCTCTCTTCGGTATGTGTATCGCTATGAAATGCGTTACCTGTTGGAATTGAGCGGTTATAAAGTCGAATCTCTTTACGGTGATTTCCAACGCGGACCGTTTCGCTACGGTGGGGAACGGATCTGGGTAGTACGAAAAGCGTAA